The Paracoccus sp. MA genome contains a region encoding:
- a CDS encoding histidine triad nucleotide-binding protein, with the protein MPAYDDSNIFARILRGEIPNDTVLETEHTLVFRDIRPQAPVHVLAIPKGAYVSYDDFAANASEAEIVDFHRAVAKVTRELGVALDGGRGFRAITNAGPDGVQEVPHFHMHILGGRPMGRMVQPG; encoded by the coding sequence ATGCCCGCCTATGACGACAGCAACATCTTCGCCCGCATCCTGCGCGGCGAGATCCCCAATGATACGGTGCTGGAGACCGAGCATACGCTGGTCTTTCGCGACATCCGGCCGCAGGCGCCGGTGCATGTGCTGGCGATCCCCAAGGGGGCTTATGTCAGCTATGACGATTTCGCCGCGAATGCCTCGGAGGCCGAGATCGTGGATTTCCACCGCGCCGTGGCGAAAGTCACCCGCGAGCTGGGCGTGGCGCTGGACGGCGGCCGGGGCTTCCGCGCCATCACCAATGCCGGGCCGGACGGCGTGCAGGAGGTGCCGCATTTCCACATGCACATCCTGGGCGGCCGCCCGATGGGCCGCATGGTTCAGCCGGGCTGA
- the plsX gene encoding phosphate acyltransferase PlsX, with the protein MASADSSTLPRAPGDGGGVVISVDAMGGDRGPATVVAGMAESAGKNPDIRFIVHGPQAELQRLIGRRGDLLQRCDIRDAAGVVTMDDKPSQVLRKGEGTSMWSALESVRRGEATAAVSCGNTGALMALSMLRLRKLPGVNRPAIACLWPSRNPQGFNVMLDVGADIRADAQDLLTYALMGASYARNGFGLERPRVGLLNVGTEEHKGRPELKQAHELIPTTAQAANFDYVGFVEGGDLPSARVDVIVTDGFTGNVALKTGEGTAKLVGELLKEAFGKSVMSKFAALLTMGSLKRLQKRIDPRRVNGGVFLGLNGTVVKSHGSADATGVSAAIKLAFRLAQSGFQDRLAARVAQSVAAASQINGSKESEAS; encoded by the coding sequence ATGGCTTCGGCAGATTCCAGCACTCTGCCTCGCGCCCCTGGCGACGGGGGCGGCGTGGTGATCTCGGTCGACGCGATGGGCGGCGACCGGGGTCCGGCGACGGTGGTCGCCGGCATGGCCGAAAGCGCCGGGAAGAATCCCGATATCCGTTTCATCGTCCACGGCCCGCAGGCCGAGCTGCAGCGGCTGATCGGCCGCCGCGGCGATCTGCTGCAGCGTTGCGACATCCGCGACGCGGCCGGCGTCGTGACCATGGACGACAAGCCCAGCCAGGTGCTGCGCAAGGGCGAGGGCACCTCGATGTGGTCAGCCCTCGAATCGGTGCGCCGGGGCGAGGCGACCGCCGCCGTGTCCTGCGGCAATACCGGCGCGCTGATGGCGCTCTCGATGCTGCGGCTGCGCAAGCTGCCCGGCGTGAACCGCCCCGCCATCGCCTGCCTCTGGCCCTCGCGCAATCCGCAGGGCTTCAACGTCATGCTGGATGTGGGCGCCGATATCCGCGCCGATGCGCAGGACCTGCTGACCTATGCGCTGATGGGCGCCTCCTATGCCCGCAACGGCTTCGGGCTGGAGCGGCCGCGCGTCGGCCTGCTGAACGTCGGCACCGAGGAACACAAGGGCCGGCCCGAGCTCAAGCAGGCCCATGAACTCATCCCCACCACGGCGCAGGCGGCGAATTTCGACTATGTCGGCTTCGTCGAGGGCGGCGACCTGCCCTCGGCCCGCGTCGATGTGATCGTGACGGACGGCTTCACCGGCAATGTCGCGCTGAAGACCGGCGAGGGCACGGCGAAGCTGGTGGGCGAGCTGCTGAAGGAAGCCTTCGGCAAGTCGGTGATGTCGAAATTCGCGGCGCTTCTGACCATGGGCTCGCTCAAGCGGCTGCAAAAGCGCATCGACCCGCGCCGCGTCAATGGCGGCGTCTTCCTGGGACTGAACGGGACGGTGGTGAAATCGCACGGCTCGGCCGATGCGACCGGCGTCTCGGCGGCGATCAAGCTGGCCTTCCGGCTGGCGCAATCCGGCTTCCAGGACCGGCTGGCGGCGCGCGTGGCGCAATCCGTCGCGGCGGCCAGCCAAATCAACGGCAGCAAGGAAAGCGAGGCGTCCTGA
- a CDS encoding sulfotransferase family protein, whose translation MGFPGTWMTESESMVYRVVPKCACSSIGQIMFYSDHGRYFDGDIHDSTSGLHKWNQPESQQLIESNVKAHKALTFTCVRNPYARILSSFFDKIAGIQRNGKRYRGNLVPQLMQRYGVDVGSPENGFEFDQVASFRRFLLFARDTIRWRRPMEPDIHWSAMSGHISTFIVNGGRYDQIFFTEKFNEGMQKVLDAAPTPVRLDVNDVPKFNESEGHGPKRAHKVSDYFDDLSRHLVWEIYKKDFQLFKYDFDDPDNKLPKNEIDLDEVHAKLGR comes from the coding sequence ATGGGTTTTCCAGGAACCTGGATGACGGAAAGCGAAAGCATGGTCTATCGCGTCGTCCCGAAATGCGCCTGTTCCTCGATCGGGCAGATCATGTTCTATTCCGACCATGGCCGCTATTTCGACGGCGACATCCACGATTCCACCAGCGGGCTGCACAAATGGAACCAGCCCGAAAGCCAGCAGCTCATCGAAAGCAACGTCAAGGCACACAAGGCGCTGACCTTCACCTGCGTAAGGAATCCCTATGCGCGCATCCTGTCCTCGTTCTTCGACAAGATCGCCGGCATCCAGAGAAACGGCAAGCGTTACCGCGGCAATCTCGTGCCGCAGCTGATGCAGCGCTACGGCGTCGACGTGGGCAGCCCGGAGAACGGCTTCGAATTCGACCAGGTCGCCAGCTTCCGCCGCTTCCTGCTGTTTGCACGCGACACCATCCGCTGGCGCCGGCCGATGGAGCCGGACATCCACTGGTCGGCCATGTCCGGCCATATCTCGACCTTCATCGTGAACGGCGGCCGCTACGACCAGATCTTCTTCACCGAGAAGTTCAACGAGGGCATGCAGAAGGTGCTGGATGCCGCGCCGACCCCGGTCAGGCTCGACGTCAACGACGTGCCCAAGTTCAACGAATCCGAAGGCCACGGCCCCAAGCGCGCCCACAAGGTCAGCGATTATTTCGACGACCTGTCGCGGCATCTGGTCTGGGAAATCTACAAGAAGGATTTCCAGCTCTTCAAATACGACTTCGACGACCCCGACAACAAGCTGCCGAAGAACGAGATCGACCTCGACGAGGTCCATGCCAAGCTCGGCCGCTGA
- a CDS encoding ABC transporter ATP-binding protein — protein MPAPASSPNAIEIRGLTKTYAAAGKAPAKHALKGLDLAIPAGSIFGLLGPNGAGKSTTINILAGLVRKSAGQVTIWGFDQDVNPRQSRAAIGVMPQELNIDPFLTPRASLEVQAGLYGVPKRERWTDELLELVGLTDQAESYSRHLSGGMKRRLLLAKALVHRPQILVLDEPTAGVDIQLREMLWRNVRRLNDQGMTIILTTHYLEEAEEMCDRIAIIDHGALILCEDTAALLGRADSKTLVVDTGEGRALPALPEGVRVERRGDGRLALSYAPSRIPADRLIDALREAGLAIRDVAVEAPDLEDVFVQLTSRPAPQPG, from the coding sequence ATGCCAGCCCCCGCAAGCAGTCCGAACGCCATCGAAATCAGAGGCCTGACCAAGACCTATGCCGCCGCCGGCAAGGCGCCGGCGAAACATGCGCTCAAGGGGCTGGACCTGGCGATTCCCGCCGGCTCGATCTTCGGCCTGCTGGGCCCGAACGGCGCCGGCAAGTCCACCACCATCAACATCCTGGCCGGGCTGGTGCGCAAGAGCGCCGGTCAGGTGACGATCTGGGGCTTCGACCAGGACGTGAACCCGCGCCAGTCCCGCGCCGCCATCGGCGTCATGCCGCAGGAGCTGAACATCGACCCCTTCCTGACCCCGCGCGCCAGCCTCGAGGTGCAGGCCGGCCTCTACGGCGTGCCGAAGCGCGAGCGCTGGACCGACGAACTGCTGGAGCTGGTCGGGCTGACGGATCAGGCGGAAAGCTATTCGCGCCACCTCTCGGGCGGCATGAAGCGGCGGCTCTTGCTGGCCAAGGCGCTGGTGCACCGGCCGCAGATCCTCGTGCTGGACGAACCGACGGCGGGCGTCGACATCCAGCTGCGCGAGATGCTGTGGCGCAACGTGCGGCGGCTGAACGACCAGGGGATGACCATCATCCTGACCACGCATTACCTGGAAGAGGCCGAAGAGATGTGCGACCGCATCGCCATCATCGACCACGGCGCGCTGATCCTGTGCGAGGATACCGCCGCCCTGCTCGGCCGGGCCGATTCCAAGACGCTGGTGGTCGATACCGGCGAAGGCCGCGCCCTGCCCGCCCTGCCCGAAGGCGTGCGGGTCGAGCGGCGCGGCGACGGCCGGCTCGCCCTCAGCTACGCGCCCTCGCGCATTCCGGCGGACCGGCTGATCGACGCGCTGCGCGAAGCCGGGCTGGCGATTCGCGACGTCGCGGTCGAGGCGCCGGACCTTGAGGATGTCTTCGTCCAGCTGACCTCGCGCCCCGCGCCTCAGCCCGGCTGA
- a CDS encoding zinc-finger domain-containing protein: MTIPAPEIQTVTSWKVACDGDEARGLGHPRVWLAIPQDTGWVECGYCDKRFVIDREHAHDDH; the protein is encoded by the coding sequence ATGACCATCCCGGCCCCCGAGATCCAGACCGTCACCTCGTGGAAGGTCGCCTGCGACGGCGACGAGGCGCGGGGACTGGGCCATCCGCGCGTCTGGCTGGCCATTCCGCAGGATACCGGCTGGGTCGAATGCGGCTATTGCGACAAGCGCTTCGTCATCGACCGCGAACACGCGCACGACGATCACTGA
- a CDS encoding DUF5928 domain-containing protein has protein sequence MARIAFILLCHKDPKGVVAQARRLTASGDYVSIHFDGRAKPRDFELIRAALADNPSVAFAQRRWKCGWGEWSLVGATLEAVRAAVVAFPQATHFYMLSGDCMPIKSAEYAHAFLDAEDCDYIENFDFFESDWIKTGFKEERLIYRHWFNERTRKWLFYASYDLQKRLGLTRPVPADIQVMIGSQWWCLRRQTVEKVLDFCATRPDVLRFFSTTWIPDETFFQTIVPHVVPRKEIRARTLTYLIFTDYGMPVTFYNDHYDLLVGQDYLFARKISPEAIRLRERLGALWAARGVHFPISNEATGLFRFLTARGRVGRRFGQRFWEAEGSLGRANTLLLVVAKKWHVAKRLTAAIRTQTPIPAVDFVFNEHRAHLPDLGGVETTIEKRDRHRRALIRLLFEHFESNRLVLCLDPSALHLIQDLTSDKADTRLLLIDSRFDDDYLRGHIARVGLAGAETAPEVIERLLPTVRADLEHEAERLRDMDFAGFHAIAPWRPPEENAAQLARFLDVPATAALALARTEYLFDD, from the coding sequence ATGGCACGGATTGCCTTCATTCTGCTCTGCCACAAGGATCCCAAGGGCGTGGTGGCGCAGGCACGCCGGCTGACGGCCTCGGGCGATTACGTGTCGATCCATTTCGACGGCCGCGCCAAGCCCCGGGATTTCGAGCTGATCCGCGCGGCCCTGGCCGACAACCCCTCGGTCGCCTTCGCGCAGCGGCGCTGGAAATGCGGCTGGGGCGAATGGTCGCTGGTCGGCGCCACGCTGGAGGCGGTGCGCGCCGCCGTCGTCGCCTTTCCGCAGGCCACGCATTTCTACATGCTGTCGGGCGACTGCATGCCGATCAAGTCGGCGGAATATGCCCATGCCTTCCTGGACGCCGAAGATTGCGACTATATCGAGAATTTCGACTTCTTCGAATCGGACTGGATCAAGACCGGCTTCAAGGAAGAGCGGCTGATCTACCGGCACTGGTTCAACGAGCGGACGCGGAAATGGCTGTTCTATGCCAGCTACGACCTGCAGAAGCGCCTGGGCCTGACCCGGCCGGTGCCCGCCGACATCCAGGTGATGATCGGGTCGCAATGGTGGTGCCTGCGCCGCCAGACGGTCGAGAAGGTGCTGGATTTCTGCGCCACCCGCCCGGACGTGCTGCGGTTTTTCTCGACCACCTGGATCCCCGACGAGACCTTCTTCCAGACCATCGTGCCGCATGTCGTGCCGCGGAAGGAAATCCGGGCGCGCACGCTGACCTATCTGATCTTCACCGATTACGGGATGCCGGTCACCTTCTATAACGACCATTACGACCTTCTGGTCGGGCAGGACTATCTGTTTGCGCGCAAGATCAGCCCCGAGGCGATCCGGCTGCGCGAGCGGCTGGGCGCGCTTTGGGCGGCGCGCGGGGTGCATTTCCCGATCTCGAACGAGGCGACCGGGCTCTTTCGCTTCCTGACCGCGCGGGGCCGGGTCGGGCGGCGCTTCGGCCAGCGGTTCTGGGAGGCCGAGGGCAGCCTGGGCCGGGCCAATACGCTGCTGCTGGTGGTGGCCAAGAAATGGCATGTCGCCAAGCGCCTGACCGCCGCGATCCGGACGCAGACCCCGATCCCGGCGGTGGATTTCGTCTTCAACGAGCATCGGGCGCATCTGCCCGATCTGGGCGGGGTCGAGACCACCATCGAGAAGCGCGACCGGCATCGGCGGGCGCTGATCCGGCTGCTGTTCGAGCATTTCGAATCGAACCGGCTGGTGCTGTGCCTGGACCCTTCGGCGCTGCATCTGATCCAGGACCTGACCTCGGACAAGGCCGACACCCGGCTGCTGCTGATCGATTCGCGTTTCGACGACGATTATCTGCGCGGCCATATCGCCCGGGTGGGCCTGGCCGGGGCCGAGACGGCGCCCGAGGTGATCGAGCGGCTGCTGCCGACGGTGCGCGCCGATCTGGAGCACGAGGCCGAGCGGCTGCGCGACATGGATTTCGCCGGTTTCCACGCCATCGCCCCCTGGCGCCCGCCCGAGGAGAACGCCGCGCAGCTGGCGCGTTTCCTGGACGTGCCGGCCACGGCCGCGCTGGCGCTGGCCCGGACCGAATACCTGTTCGACGATTGA
- the rpmF gene encoding 50S ribosomal protein L32, producing the protein MAVPQNRVTRSRRNMRRSHDALVAGNPNECSNCGELKRPHHVCPSCGHYADREVVAQANEVDLDEDAA; encoded by the coding sequence ATGGCCGTCCCTCAGAACCGAGTTACCCGCTCCCGCCGCAACATGCGCCGTTCGCATGATGCGCTCGTCGCCGGCAACCCGAACGAATGCTCGAACTGCGGCGAGCTGAAGCGCCCGCATCACGTCTGCCCCTCCTGCGGCCATTATGCCGACCGCGAGGTCGTGGCGCAGGCCAATGAGGTCGATCTGGACGAAGACGCGGCCTGA